Proteins encoded in a region of the Nicotiana tomentosiformis chromosome 9, ASM39032v3, whole genome shotgun sequence genome:
- the LOC138898457 gene encoding uncharacterized protein, whose protein sequence is MGTDWLYSSFAKLDCRTATMRFEFPNKPVFEWKGGSAVQKGMFISYLKARKMINKGCIYYLVRVTDNDVDPSILELVHVVNKYPDVFPDELPGIPPDREIDFGIDVMPGTQPISIPPYRMAPT, encoded by the coding sequence ATGGGGACAGATTGGCTTTATTCcagttttgccaagcttgattgccgaactgcaactatgaggtttgaatttccaaataagCCAGTTTTTGAATGGAAGGGAGGTAGTGCGGTGCAGAAGGGTatgtttatttcctaccttaaagctagaaagatgattaacaaggggtgtatctattaTTTGGTCCGAGTCACGGACAATGATGTTGATCCGTCTATACTTGAGTTAGTGCATGTTGTGAATAAATATCCGGatgtctttcctgatgagctccctgggatcccaccagacagggagattgattttgggattgatgtgatgccaggcacacaACCTATATCAATTCCAccttacagaatggcaccgacataa